Proteins encoded by one window of Chthonomonadales bacterium:
- a CDS encoding LON peptidase substrate-binding domain-containing protein, with protein MDDDRLPLFPLKMVLLPRMPLPLRVFEERYRELIGRCLDERRPFGVVLIREGEEVGAGAVPESVGTEARIHAVQQIAGGHLIVLAVGGERFRLTECDADTYPYLVGEAEPVRDEPADASVLQPLAADVGRLFREYAHSLLERAGVRTGIDYSLPDTPPDLSFAVAAAIDMSTAQRQSLLEMTDTSARLALELELLRGQIVRLAAEPRAAVHRATRLRAANVRDSVSRN; from the coding sequence ATGGATGACGACCGGCTGCCCCTGTTCCCGCTGAAGATGGTGCTTCTGCCGCGAATGCCCCTTCCGCTGCGGGTGTTCGAGGAGCGGTACCGTGAGTTGATCGGCCGGTGCCTCGATGAGCGTCGCCCGTTCGGCGTGGTGCTGATTCGCGAGGGTGAGGAGGTCGGCGCGGGCGCCGTGCCGGAGTCCGTCGGCACGGAGGCGCGCATCCACGCCGTCCAGCAGATCGCCGGCGGCCACCTGATCGTCCTGGCCGTCGGCGGCGAGCGCTTCCGGCTCACCGAGTGCGACGCCGACACCTACCCCTACCTGGTGGGCGAGGCGGAACCTGTGCGCGACGAGCCGGCCGACGCCTCCGTCCTGCAGCCGCTGGCCGCGGACGTCGGGCGCCTCTTCCGCGAGTATGCCCACTCGCTGCTGGAGCGCGCGGGCGTGCGCACCGGCATCGACTACTCGCTCCCCGACACCCCGCCGGACCTGTCGTTCGCCGTGGCGGCCGCCATCGACATGAGTACGGCGCAGCGCCAGTCGCTCCTGGAGATGACCGACACGAGCGCGCGCCTCGCCCTGGAGCTTGAGCTCCTGCGAGGCCAGATCGTCCGACTCGCGGCGGAGCCGCGCGCCGCCGTCCACCGGGCTACGCGCCTGCGGGCCGCCAACGTCCGCGACTCGGTCTCCCGCAATTGA
- a CDS encoding UPF0182 family protein produces the protein MARLPVAQEQPSAWARVARVVLAVVVLLVVLFGYQTIRLYTDWLWFRELGRASVFSGIVGARLLLFLGFGALFFVICYFNLWLAARLGAGRARPRFVDSEREEMSAAARKAARLAAVAGAVVLAFLVGGNAATHWPDYLLFTRAGRFGQTDPVFGADIGFFVFRLPFLSYLQGWFVFAAICAAIGAALIHFSEGAVDFIAGSVPTFAQYVRRHILVLLGFIALFAAWGHWLGRYEILFRDNGAFFGAGYTDVHARLPGAYVQTALMLLVAVLCWVNVRAGRAFRLPALGLALWAVGSLLVVAVYPGFVQRFRVVPNQFNAERPYITRDIEMTRRAYGLDRVREVPAKDAGALTAADLRSNQATIGNVRLWDWPQLGAVYEAKQALWPYYRFRLPGSATTNGGDFNLDVDRYHLNGDYRQVMLGARELYTEGLPPQAQTWVNLRLQYTHGYGVVMSPVNRVRSDGLPDYFLGEIPIRSTQPDLKVARPEIYYGELTTDYVFVHTRQDEFDYPSADGNQRTRYAGAGGAPLSGALARLAWSVRLGDTNMLLSSDLTSGSRIMFRRNIRERVQTLAPFLNWDNDPYLVVDGGRLVWMLDAYTVTDRYPYSRPFSAGTGYAQVEQTFNYIRNSVKAVVDAYDGTVTLYVADPADPLVKAWSRIFPSLFTPISRMSDSLRAHLRYPEDLFRIQRDIYTVYHITDPSVYYGKQDQWAVPMDPTPTAEDLGPARRMMPYYVVMRLPGEASEEFLMMTPFTPLGNKNMAAWMCAKCDPQDYGQLLVYRFPKGSNVNGPQQIMSQVNAEEVISKSVSLLNTEGSRVIWGNLLVIPVEQSLLYVVPLYVQAASAGSQIIPEIKQVIVASDDQVVMRQTLDRAIADLGSGSSMAAAGGQGAVGGVEAHSPEEAGSTPALPAGSQAELVDRAAAAYQRARQKEREYRSALDDLGRILGELQRSAAGPGG, from the coding sequence ATGGCGCGCTTGCCCGTGGCGCAGGAGCAGCCGTCCGCGTGGGCGCGCGTGGCGCGCGTCGTGCTCGCGGTGGTCGTCCTGCTGGTGGTGCTCTTCGGCTATCAGACGATCCGGCTCTACACGGACTGGCTGTGGTTTCGTGAGCTGGGCAGGGCGAGTGTCTTCAGCGGTATTGTTGGGGCGCGGCTGCTGCTGTTCCTCGGCTTCGGTGCGCTCTTCTTCGTCATCTGCTACTTCAACCTGTGGCTGGCGGCGCGCTTGGGCGCGGGCCGCGCGCGGCCGCGGTTCGTCGATTCGGAGCGTGAGGAGATGAGCGCCGCCGCGCGCAAGGCGGCCCGCCTGGCCGCGGTGGCCGGCGCGGTGGTGCTGGCTTTCCTCGTCGGCGGCAACGCGGCCACGCATTGGCCGGACTACCTCCTCTTCACGCGCGCCGGGCGCTTCGGCCAGACGGATCCCGTCTTCGGCGCCGACATCGGCTTTTTCGTCTTCCGGCTTCCGTTCCTCAGCTACCTGCAGGGCTGGTTCGTCTTCGCCGCCATCTGCGCGGCCATCGGCGCGGCGCTCATCCACTTCAGCGAAGGTGCCGTCGACTTCATCGCCGGCTCGGTGCCGACCTTCGCGCAGTACGTTCGGCGGCACATTCTGGTGCTGCTCGGCTTCATCGCGCTCTTCGCGGCGTGGGGCCACTGGCTGGGGCGCTACGAGATCCTCTTCCGCGACAACGGTGCGTTCTTTGGCGCCGGCTACACCGACGTGCACGCGCGATTGCCCGGCGCCTACGTGCAGACGGCCCTGATGCTCCTTGTCGCCGTGCTCTGCTGGGTCAACGTGCGCGCGGGGCGCGCCTTTCGCTTGCCTGCGCTCGGGCTCGCGCTGTGGGCGGTCGGCTCGCTGCTCGTGGTCGCGGTCTATCCCGGCTTTGTACAGCGCTTCCGGGTGGTGCCCAACCAGTTCAACGCCGAGCGTCCCTACATCACCCGCGATATCGAGATGACCCGCCGAGCTTACGGCCTGGACCGTGTGCGCGAGGTGCCCGCGAAGGACGCCGGCGCCCTCACGGCGGCCGACCTGAGGTCCAACCAGGCCACCATCGGGAATGTCCGGCTCTGGGATTGGCCCCAACTCGGCGCCGTCTATGAGGCCAAGCAGGCCCTCTGGCCCTACTATCGCTTCCGCCTTCCCGGCAGCGCCACCACGAACGGCGGCGACTTCAATCTGGACGTCGACCGCTACCATCTGAACGGCGACTATCGCCAGGTGATGCTCGGCGCCCGCGAGCTCTACACCGAGGGCCTGCCTCCACAGGCGCAGACCTGGGTGAACCTGCGGCTGCAGTACACGCATGGCTACGGCGTCGTGATGAGCCCTGTCAACCGCGTGCGGTCGGATGGTCTGCCCGACTACTTCCTCGGGGAGATCCCAATTCGGTCCACCCAGCCCGACCTGAAGGTGGCCCGGCCCGAGATCTACTATGGCGAGCTGACCACGGACTACGTCTTCGTCCACACACGCCAGGACGAGTTCGATTACCCGTCGGCCGATGGGAACCAGCGGACCCGCTACGCAGGCGCCGGCGGAGCGCCGCTGTCCGGCGCGCTCGCCCGCCTGGCATGGTCGGTACGGCTGGGCGACACCAACATGCTGCTCTCCAGCGACCTCACGTCGGGCAGCCGCATCATGTTCCGCCGCAACATCCGTGAGCGCGTGCAGACGCTGGCGCCGTTCCTGAACTGGGACAACGATCCCTATCTCGTGGTGGACGGCGGTCGTCTCGTCTGGATGCTCGACGCCTACACGGTGACGGACCGCTACCCGTACTCGCGCCCGTTCTCGGCCGGCACCGGCTACGCGCAGGTCGAGCAGACCTTCAACTACATCCGAAACTCGGTTAAGGCCGTCGTCGATGCCTACGACGGCACCGTCACGCTCTACGTGGCCGACCCGGCCGACCCGCTCGTGAAGGCCTGGAGCCGCATCTTCCCATCCCTCTTCACGCCGATTTCGCGCATGTCGGACAGCCTGCGTGCCCACCTGCGCTACCCCGAGGACCTCTTCCGGATCCAGCGCGACATCTACACGGTCTATCACATCACCGATCCGAGCGTGTACTACGGCAAGCAGGATCAGTGGGCCGTGCCGATGGACCCGACGCCGACCGCCGAGGACCTGGGGCCGGCGCGTCGCATGATGCCCTACTACGTCGTCATGCGCCTTCCCGGCGAGGCCTCCGAGGAGTTCCTGATGATGACGCCGTTCACGCCGCTCGGCAACAAGAACATGGCGGCGTGGATGTGCGCCAAGTGCGACCCACAGGACTACGGACAGCTTCTGGTCTATCGCTTCCCCAAGGGCAGCAACGTCAACGGCCCGCAGCAGATCATGTCGCAGGTGAACGCAGAGGAGGTCATCTCCAAGTCCGTCTCCCTTCTCAATACCGAGGGGTCGCGGGTGATCTGGGGCAACCTGCTGGTGATCCCGGTGGAGCAGTCGCTGCTGTACGTAGTGCCGCTGTACGTGCAGGCCGCCTCGGCCGGGTCACAGATCATTCCAGAGATCAAGCAGGTCATCGTCGCGAGCGACGACCAGGTGGTGATGCGGCAGACGCTTGACCGCGCGATCGCCGATCTGGGCAGCGGCTCGAGCATGGCCGCCGCAGGCGGCCAGGGCGCCGTAGGCGGCGTGGAGGCGCACTCACCCGAGGAGGCCGGCTCCACGCCGGCGCTGCCCGCCGGCTCGCAGGCCGAGCTGGTCGACCGGGCCGCGGCCGCGTACCAGAGGGCGCGGCAGAAGGAGCGCGAGTACCGCTCGGCGCTCGATGACCTCGGCCGCATCCTGGGCGAGCTTCAGCGGAGCGCGGCGGGGCCGGGCGGGTAG
- a CDS encoding tetratricopeptide repeat protein — MRTAICVVLLMLAIAAGADDRRERDKAIEPTHWGAVTGRVYDAETGAPIVAARVSVRHEGAFADSGKTTGKTDETGQYRCQAMLGRRSSNLDIGRLLSTGLAGLILGGATNETKRIDVSRLPVRVDADGYTPYEGIVPCRALDAGRFRVTMEPLLLTKPGSDQVSTTAPGWGVVRVVDVRVEPAVLRPGDRAAVQMLVAMPPLPRMRDVRVACQTESWGLKDLKPAREQTGGILAFSGEFRAPRAREQRVETLVGGVLRCPYDIAPGADRKSALLQIVTNDAQEAAARDRAAAFAMLAEQRNVDAAVALKALAASSAASVWDLKRLAEVSETLHDPATAAASWKRIVDMTPEKQRTAELGPYARALVLNGDAAQAIKEYAPFVERVREQERPERVPLPLMVALGRAYMVSGKLERARQVADEVAEWPTAGQYSEAATFRADLRLAEASERLRERPNSAEARAHYGRVLMDMGRWDEAVQELREALKTDPGMGAVRRDLTYGLLHVTGPDEPQADLDDALAAAQSQVTLTDRRGKTSESKDFFAWHSYAVLLYVKARRQQAAGDPAAAETMQRMENALREALKTGRAGADVSGGLFLPFLGYSSPSVVTIAAFAYPQANADYVLLQSLHSLERDPNDYLSQFGLGSALIELGHADLAAEPIARCLALRPGYADALYAQALIALKAGDRSAAAARLRETLTRNPRHPRANLKLAELLTEEGDTAGAAYCLAAHARFYGAAP; from the coding sequence ATGCGGACAGCCATCTGCGTCGTGCTCCTGATGCTGGCCATCGCGGCCGGGGCCGACGACAGGCGGGAACGCGACAAGGCGATTGAGCCGACCCACTGGGGAGCGGTCACCGGCCGTGTGTACGACGCCGAGACCGGCGCTCCGATCGTCGCCGCGCGCGTCAGCGTGCGCCACGAGGGAGCGTTTGCGGATTCCGGGAAGACGACGGGCAAGACCGACGAGACCGGCCAGTACCGCTGCCAGGCGATGCTGGGGCGGCGCTCCTCCAACCTGGACATCGGCCGCCTGCTGTCCACCGGCCTGGCCGGCCTGATCCTCGGCGGGGCGACGAACGAGACCAAGCGGATCGATGTCTCGCGCCTGCCCGTTCGCGTGGACGCCGACGGGTACACCCCCTACGAGGGCATCGTGCCCTGCCGTGCCCTCGACGCCGGGCGTTTCCGCGTCACCATGGAGCCGCTGCTCCTCACGAAGCCCGGCAGCGACCAGGTCTCCACCACGGCCCCCGGCTGGGGCGTTGTTCGCGTGGTGGACGTGCGCGTGGAGCCAGCCGTGCTGCGCCCCGGCGACAGGGCCGCCGTACAGATGCTGGTGGCCATGCCTCCGCTGCCCCGGATGCGCGACGTGCGCGTGGCGTGCCAGACCGAGTCCTGGGGCCTCAAGGACCTTAAGCCCGCGCGCGAGCAGACCGGCGGCATCCTCGCGTTCAGCGGCGAGTTCCGCGCGCCACGCGCGCGCGAGCAGCGCGTGGAGACCCTTGTCGGCGGCGTGCTGCGCTGCCCATACGACATCGCTCCGGGCGCCGACCGCAAGTCCGCACTTCTGCAGATCGTGACGAACGACGCGCAGGAGGCGGCCGCGCGCGATCGCGCCGCCGCCTTCGCCATGTTGGCGGAGCAGCGCAACGTGGACGCCGCCGTGGCGCTCAAGGCGCTCGCCGCCTCGTCGGCGGCGTCGGTGTGGGACCTCAAGCGCCTTGCCGAGGTCAGCGAGACCCTCCACGACCCGGCGACGGCCGCCGCCTCCTGGAAGCGCATCGTCGACATGACGCCCGAGAAGCAGCGCACGGCCGAGCTCGGCCCGTATGCCCGCGCGCTCGTGCTGAACGGGGATGCCGCGCAGGCCATCAAGGAGTACGCGCCGTTCGTCGAGCGCGTCCGCGAGCAGGAGCGCCCCGAGCGCGTGCCGCTGCCGCTCATGGTGGCGCTGGGCCGCGCCTATATGGTGAGCGGCAAGCTCGAGCGCGCGCGCCAGGTCGCGGACGAGGTGGCCGAGTGGCCCACCGCCGGTCAATACTCGGAGGCCGCCACGTTCCGCGCCGACCTGCGGCTGGCCGAGGCCTCGGAGCGCCTGCGCGAGCGGCCGAACAGCGCCGAAGCGCGCGCGCACTACGGGCGCGTGCTGATGGACATGGGCCGCTGGGACGAGGCCGTGCAGGAGCTGCGCGAGGCCCTCAAGACCGACCCTGGCATGGGCGCCGTCCGCCGGGACCTTACCTACGGGCTTCTGCACGTCACCGGCCCCGACGAGCCCCAGGCCGATCTGGACGACGCGCTTGCCGCCGCCCAGAGCCAGGTCACACTGACCGACAGGCGCGGCAAGACGAGCGAGTCCAAGGACTTCTTCGCCTGGCACAGCTACGCCGTCCTACTCTACGTGAAGGCGCGCCGGCAGCAGGCGGCGGGTGACCCGGCGGCGGCCGAGACGATGCAGCGGATGGAGAACGCCCTCCGCGAGGCGCTCAAGACCGGCCGCGCCGGCGCGGACGTCTCCGGCGGCCTGTTCCTGCCCTTCCTGGGCTACAGCAGCCCGAGCGTCGTTACCATCGCCGCCTTCGCCTATCCGCAGGCCAACGCCGACTACGTGCTGCTCCAGAGCCTGCACAGCCTGGAGCGTGACCCAAACGACTACCTCTCGCAGTTCGGCCTGGGCTCCGCGCTCATCGAGCTCGGCCACGCCGACCTGGCCGCCGAGCCGATCGCCCGGTGCCTGGCGCTGAGGCCGGGCTACGCTGACGCCCTCTACGCGCAGGCGCTCATCGCCCTGAAGGCCGGCGACCGCTCCGCCGCCGCCGCCCGGCTCCGCGAGACGTTGACCCGCAACCCGCGCCATCCTCGCGCCAACCTGAAGCTTGCCGAGTTGCTCACCGAGGAGGGCGACACCGCCGGCGCCGCATACTGCCTGGCCGCCCATGCCCGATTCTACGGCGCGGCCCCTTGA
- a CDS encoding flavin reductase family protein, whose product MEKTRLGARVALYPLPIVLVGALVGERPNYLTVAYCGIVQHDPPMLAVSLSRGQYTTPGVRERGTFSVNVPSTDMVRLVDHCGIVSGRSEDKAALFTTFYGDLETAPMIAECAVNLECRVVAEPDLPGANALFIGEIVQVHADPRCLRDDVPDIKRINPVLFAIHQNVYWRLGQPIGEAWSIGRHWSPPRD is encoded by the coding sequence ATGGAGAAGACGCGCCTGGGCGCGCGAGTTGCCCTGTACCCCCTTCCCATCGTGCTCGTCGGAGCCCTCGTCGGCGAGCGGCCGAACTACCTGACGGTGGCCTACTGCGGCATCGTTCAGCACGATCCGCCGATGCTCGCCGTCTCGCTCAGCCGCGGCCAGTACACCACGCCCGGCGTGCGCGAGCGCGGTACCTTCAGCGTCAACGTGCCATCCACCGACATGGTCCGCCTCGTCGATCACTGCGGCATCGTCTCGGGCCGATCCGAGGACAAGGCCGCGCTGTTCACCACGTTCTACGGCGACCTCGAGACCGCGCCGATGATCGCCGAGTGTGCGGTGAACCTGGAGTGCCGGGTCGTGGCCGAGCCCGACCTGCCCGGCGCGAACGCGCTGTTCATCGGCGAGATCGTCCAGGTGCACGCCGATCCGCGATGCCTGCGCGACGACGTGCCGGATATCAAGCGCATTAATCCCGTTCTCTTCGCCATCCATCAGAACGTCTACTGGCGGCTCGGGCAGCCGATCGGCGAAGCCTGGTCGATCGGACGCCACTGGTCGCCGCCGCGCGACTGA
- a CDS encoding aldo/keto reductase has translation MDRREFLTTAAAAGLATALGSQLAQGEPRPLPRRRLGKTPERISVLGLGGIVVMGGTQEEASRVVRDAVNRGVNYFDVAPSYGDGEAEQKLGPALEGYRDRVFLACKTARRDRGGAAEELQTSLERLRTNRLDLYQLHGLTSVDEVRTALGPDGAIEALREARERGQVRYLGFSAHSVDAAMAAMDGFAFDTILFPVNWVCWYKGDFGPQVLREARSRDMGCLALKAMARSPWAPGEQHGYPKCWYRPEDDPARAALALRFTLSQPVVAALPPGDSRLFELALTVAERYKPITAEERGRLKMSARDLEPIFRRASA, from the coding sequence ATGGACCGCAGGGAGTTCCTGACGACCGCGGCGGCGGCCGGGCTCGCCACGGCCCTGGGATCGCAGCTCGCGCAGGGCGAGCCGCGACCTCTGCCCCGGCGCAGGCTCGGCAAGACGCCGGAACGCATTTCGGTTCTTGGCCTCGGAGGCATCGTGGTGATGGGGGGCACGCAGGAGGAGGCGAGCCGCGTGGTGCGCGACGCCGTCAACCGCGGCGTCAACTACTTCGATGTGGCCCCCAGCTACGGCGATGGCGAGGCCGAGCAGAAGCTCGGCCCGGCCCTCGAGGGCTATCGTGATCGCGTGTTTCTGGCCTGCAAGACGGCGCGGCGCGACCGCGGCGGCGCCGCCGAGGAGCTGCAGACCTCGCTCGAGCGGCTTCGAACGAACCGCCTGGACCTTTACCAGCTCCACGGGCTCACCAGCGTCGACGAGGTGAGGACGGCGCTCGGGCCCGACGGCGCCATCGAGGCCCTTCGCGAGGCCCGCGAGCGCGGCCAGGTGCGCTACCTGGGCTTCTCGGCGCACTCCGTGGACGCGGCGATGGCCGCCATGGACGGCTTCGCGTTCGACACCATCCTCTTCCCGGTCAACTGGGTTTGCTGGTATAAGGGTGACTTCGGGCCGCAGGTGCTCCGAGAGGCGCGCTCGCGCGACATGGGCTGCCTGGCGCTGAAGGCGATGGCGCGCTCGCCGTGGGCGCCAGGCGAGCAGCACGGCTACCCCAAGTGCTGGTACCGCCCGGAGGACGACCCGGCGAGGGCGGCGCTCGCGCTGCGCTTCACGCTCTCGCAGCCGGTTGTCGCGGCGCTGCCTCCCGGCGACTCCCGCCTGTTCGAGTTGGCGCTGACGGTGGCGGAGCGCTACAAGCCGATCACGGCGGAGGAGCGCGGCCGGCTCAAGATGAGCGCCCGCGATCTGGAACCGATTTTCCGCCGCGCCAGCGCCTGA
- the glpK gene encoding glycerol kinase GlpK, with protein MPELLLALDQGTTSSRAIVFRPDGAILSLVQAEHAQVFPRPGWVEHDPEAIWGTQHGVANRALAAAGATAADVAAIGIANQRETVVLWERATGRPVANAIVWQDRRTADVCQRLRASGVEPMVRERTGLVLDPYFSATKLAWLLDNTPGARARAERGELAFGTIDSFLLWRLTGGAVHATDVTNASRTLLLDARTGCWDDDLLALFGVPRAVLPEVRASSDRFGETLPELLGGRVPVTGILGDQQAACFGQACFEPGMVKNTYGTGSFLLMNTGAEPRASANRLLTTVAWGIGAARTYALEGSIFVTGAAVQWLRDELGIVRTAAETEALAGSVPDTGGVYMVPAFVGLGAPYWDSEARGALVGLTRGTGRAHIARAALEAACYQTRDVVDAMQADAGAPLRDLRADGGMAANDLLLRMQADVLGIPVHRPAVTETTALGAACLAGIGAGVYRGIGEVAGRWRAAATFEPRMEESRRAELYAGWRQAVARSRLRSL; from the coding sequence ATGCCTGAGCTTCTCCTGGCGCTCGATCAGGGCACGACGAGCTCCCGGGCCATCGTTTTCCGCCCGGATGGCGCCATCCTCTCCCTGGTGCAGGCCGAGCACGCGCAGGTGTTCCCGCGGCCCGGCTGGGTGGAGCACGATCCGGAGGCGATTTGGGGAACGCAGCACGGCGTGGCCAACCGCGCGCTGGCCGCCGCCGGCGCAACCGCGGCCGACGTGGCGGCCATCGGGATCGCCAACCAGCGCGAGACCGTCGTGCTGTGGGAGCGCGCCACGGGCCGCCCGGTGGCCAACGCCATCGTCTGGCAGGACCGGCGCACCGCCGACGTCTGCCAGCGGCTGCGCGCCTCCGGCGTCGAGCCGATGGTGCGCGAGCGCACCGGCCTCGTGCTGGACCCCTACTTCTCGGCCACGAAGCTCGCCTGGCTGCTCGACAACACCCCTGGCGCGCGCGCCCGCGCCGAGCGGGGCGAGCTCGCCTTCGGTACGATCGACAGCTTCCTGCTCTGGCGCCTGACCGGCGGCGCCGTCCACGCCACCGACGTGACGAACGCCTCGCGCACGCTGCTGCTGGATGCGCGGACGGGCTGTTGGGACGATGATCTACTCGCGTTGTTCGGCGTGCCGCGCGCCGTGTTGCCCGAGGTGCGTGCGAGCAGCGACCGTTTCGGCGAGACGCTGCCCGAACTGCTGGGCGGGCGCGTGCCGGTGACCGGGATCCTGGGGGACCAGCAGGCCGCCTGCTTCGGCCAGGCGTGCTTCGAGCCCGGCATGGTCAAGAACACCTACGGCACCGGCTCGTTCCTGCTGATGAACACGGGGGCGGAGCCGCGCGCTTCGGCGAACCGGCTGCTGACGACGGTGGCCTGGGGGATCGGCGCGGCGCGGACCTACGCGCTGGAGGGCAGCATCTTCGTGACGGGCGCCGCGGTGCAGTGGCTGCGCGACGAGCTGGGCATCGTGCGGACGGCGGCGGAGACCGAGGCCCTGGCCGGCTCGGTGCCGGACACCGGCGGCGTCTACATGGTGCCCGCGTTCGTCGGGTTGGGCGCGCCCTACTGGGACAGCGAGGCGCGCGGGGCGCTGGTGGGCCTGACGCGCGGCACGGGCCGGGCCCACATCGCGCGCGCGGCGCTGGAGGCCGCCTGCTACCAGACGCGCGACGTGGTGGACGCCATGCAGGCGGACGCCGGCGCGCCGCTGCGCGACCTGCGCGCGGACGGGGGCATGGCCGCCAACGACCTTCTGCTGCGGATGCAGGCCGACGTGCTCGGCATCCCGGTGCATCGCCCGGCCGTTACGGAGACGACCGCGCTCGGGGCCGCCTGCCTGGCCGGCATCGGGGCCGGCGTCTACCGGGGGATCGGCGAGGTGGCCGGGCGCTGGCGCGCCGCCGCAACCTTCGAGCCGCGGATGGAGGAGTCGCGGCGGGCGGAGCTATACGCCGGCTGGCGGCAGGCCGTCGCCCGGTCGCGCCTGCGCTCGCTGTGA
- a CDS encoding M48 family metalloprotease: MSPRRTGYLLLVGALLAAGPLRAQILERTDPQKEIEIGRQVAREVEKQLPLSKDAAANARVRRIGQALIDAMPQRAYPYQFRVLAVPEFNAFCLPGGFMYVFEGLLARLPNDDAVAFVMAHEITHAAHRHWASQMRKMEGVQVGAIVGTVLLGDSQIPSMLQTLVSLQYSRENEDDADRTGVRMMWRAGYDTEGGIQAAEVMAKLEGGRGGPDYLRDHPPARDRLKRLKAEAAELARQPRPSSPGPATPDVDLAAVLGRLPTVVAVANPWFPLAVGAEWRYEVAGGGATSAYTVRILSGIAAAGGTVYRGETLLAKDLRVPFQTLTTADRVWRRNRPTDAASPWREQHTLKEAPAGAPVPAAVTTPCGTFRELLHAQESAGGSTYDLWFARGVGLVLRKCRETGVTETLHSFRLPQPK, encoded by the coding sequence ATGTCGCCTCGTCGCACCGGATACCTCCTGCTGGTCGGCGCCCTTCTGGCGGCCGGCCCGTTGCGCGCCCAGATCCTGGAGCGCACGGACCCACAGAAGGAGATCGAGATCGGCCGCCAGGTGGCGCGCGAGGTCGAGAAGCAGCTTCCGCTCTCGAAGGACGCCGCCGCCAACGCGCGGGTACGCCGGATCGGCCAGGCGCTGATCGACGCCATGCCCCAGCGCGCCTACCCCTACCAGTTCCGCGTGCTCGCCGTGCCGGAGTTCAACGCCTTCTGCCTGCCCGGCGGCTTCATGTACGTCTTCGAGGGTCTGCTCGCCAGGCTGCCAAACGACGATGCCGTCGCGTTCGTCATGGCGCACGAGATCACCCACGCCGCGCATCGCCACTGGGCTTCGCAAATGCGCAAGATGGAGGGCGTGCAGGTTGGCGCGATCGTCGGCACCGTGCTGCTGGGCGACAGCCAGATCCCCTCCATGCTCCAGACGCTCGTCTCGCTGCAGTACAGCCGCGAGAACGAGGACGACGCCGACCGCACCGGCGTGCGGATGATGTGGCGGGCGGGATACGACACGGAGGGAGGGATCCAGGCCGCGGAGGTGATGGCGAAGCTGGAGGGCGGTCGAGGTGGGCCCGACTACTTGCGCGACCACCCGCCCGCTCGTGACCGCCTGAAGCGGCTGAAGGCGGAGGCCGCCGAGCTGGCCAGGCAGCCGCGCCCCTCGTCGCCCGGCCCCGCCACGCCGGACGTCGACCTGGCCGCCGTACTCGGGCGCCTGCCCACTGTCGTCGCCGTCGCGAACCCCTGGTTCCCGCTCGCCGTCGGCGCGGAGTGGCGCTACGAGGTCGCGGGTGGCGGCGCCACCTCGGCCTACACGGTACGGATCCTCAGCGGCATCGCCGCGGCGGGCGGAACGGTCTACCGGGGCGAGACGCTGCTGGCGAAGGACCTGCGCGTGCCGTTCCAGACGCTCACTACCGCCGACCGCGTCTGGCGGCGCAACCGCCCGACCGACGCGGCGAGCCCCTGGCGCGAGCAGCACACCCTGAAGGAGGCGCCCGCGGGAGCGCCCGTGCCCGCGGCGGTGACCACGCCGTGCGGCACGTTCCGCGAGCTCCTCCACGCGCAGGAGAGCGCAGGCGGCTCCACCTACGACCTCTGGTTCGCGCGAGGCGTCGGCCTGGTGCTCCGCAAGTGCCGCGAAACCGGCGTCACGGAGACGCTCCATTCCTTCCGGCTGCCTCAGCCGAAGTGA
- a CDS encoding PD-(D/E)XK nuclease family protein, with protein MSRKPTLSPTRIAAYLECAVRYRYIYIDRIGRFYMRSRPELSFGSTLHQVLRAYHAAGATQTAGEMLQQYERHWVAAGYESAAQEEQFREAGVGIVRSYHAASAERAAAGVETLLTEKTIRADLGRFALIGRVDRVDRHPDGTLEVVDYKSGRMSVTPEEVAGDLALRIYQLILRRTRPDSRVIATLYCLRSGGQASAGMADEEAERFAADIAALGDQILDRDFDTVEPVPVTGCARCEFLPRCERSWRRSGLPARPTREEAPDN; from the coding sequence ATGTCCCGCAAGCCCACGCTCAGCCCGACCCGCATCGCCGCCTACCTGGAGTGCGCCGTCCGCTATCGCTACATCTACATCGACCGAATCGGGCGCTTCTACATGCGCTCTCGCCCCGAGCTTAGCTTCGGGAGCACGCTGCACCAGGTCCTGCGTGCCTACCACGCCGCGGGCGCCACGCAGACGGCCGGGGAGATGCTGCAGCAGTACGAGCGTCACTGGGTGGCCGCCGGCTACGAGAGCGCGGCCCAGGAGGAGCAGTTCCGCGAGGCCGGCGTCGGGATCGTGCGGTCCTACCACGCCGCCTCCGCGGAGCGCGCGGCCGCCGGCGTCGAGACCCTGCTGACGGAGAAGACGATCCGCGCCGACCTGGGCCGCTTCGCGCTCATCGGGCGCGTCGACCGCGTTGACCGACACCCCGACGGGACTCTGGAGGTCGTTGACTACAAGAGCGGGCGCATGAGCGTGACGCCAGAGGAGGTGGCCGGCGACCTGGCGCTGCGCATCTACCAGCTCATTCTGCGCCGGACCCGTCCCGACAGCCGCGTCATCGCCACCCTCTACTGCCTTCGGTCCGGCGGGCAGGCCTCCGCTGGCATGGCGGACGAGGAGGCGGAGCGATTCGCGGCCGACATCGCCGCGCTCGGCGACCAGATCCTGGACCGCGATTTCGACACCGTCGAGCCGGTCCCCGTCACCGGGTGCGCACGCTGCGAGTTCCTGCCGCGATGTGAGAGATCCTGGCGGCGGAGCGGCCTGCCGGCGCGTCCGACGCGCGAGGAAGCCCCGGACAACTGA